One Echinicola strongylocentroti DNA window includes the following coding sequences:
- a CDS encoding chloride channel protein → MAKDIITRFLIWRLKHISTKNFVLILSGVIGILTGLASVVLKVSVHSIQHWLIEGFQIEYANFFFILYPLIGIFLTYVVGKYVVNDYGGHGIPEILYNISKKKSLIPRVKMYSRVVTSCLTVGMGGSVGLEAPIVVTGSAIGSNSGLLMHLNAKKRNILIGCGAAGGISAIFGSPIGGVIFAIEVILMEVNTASFIPLLIASVLGSLTTMVLIGNDPIFSFDLSGEFIAAHTPYYLVLGVITGLVSVYFIKSVLKTENLLERQSNPWLKILIGGAALGLIIFFFPPIYGEGYSTLNSLILGDPAVLLNRSPFFSEINNTYFILFYLLLIIFAKPIAAALTIGSGGSGGIFAPSLYVGGITGFLFAFANNFFGIYIPIPVAHFTLVAMCGVMSGVQHAPLSAIFLIAEVTGGYELFVPLMLVSAISLATTNYFDKNSLYKNQLLEQGKHIPETKDEEVLGLIDIRRIMEKDLLPIHPDALLKDLCGLVKLSNRNIFPVVDEKGELNGIITLDDIRDIMFDREKQSEVQIRELMHSPPDTIQPSESMREVMDKFELSGAWNLPVVDNGRYLGFISKSRIFNAYRTRLIRQQRE, encoded by the coding sequence TTGGCAAAAGATATCATAACCCGATTTTTAATCTGGCGGCTTAAGCATATAAGTACTAAGAACTTTGTTCTGATTCTTAGTGGTGTCATTGGCATCCTTACGGGACTGGCTTCCGTAGTGCTCAAAGTTTCTGTCCATTCCATTCAGCATTGGCTTATTGAAGGGTTTCAGATAGAGTACGCCAACTTCTTTTTTATACTTTACCCATTGATCGGTATTTTCCTCACTTATGTCGTGGGCAAATACGTCGTCAACGATTATGGTGGCCATGGCATACCCGAGATTCTCTATAATATATCCAAAAAGAAAAGCTTGATCCCACGGGTCAAGATGTACAGCCGAGTAGTAACCTCCTGCCTTACCGTAGGAATGGGGGGATCTGTGGGGCTGGAGGCTCCCATCGTGGTGACAGGCTCAGCGATCGGATCCAACTCCGGCTTGCTGATGCACTTGAATGCCAAAAAAAGAAACATCCTAATTGGCTGTGGTGCTGCTGGTGGTATTTCTGCGATTTTTGGCTCGCCAATAGGTGGGGTAATCTTTGCCATAGAAGTCATCCTGATGGAAGTAAATACCGCATCGTTTATTCCTCTGCTGATCGCTTCAGTATTGGGATCGTTGACCACGATGGTGCTTATTGGCAATGACCCCATATTTTCCTTTGATCTTTCTGGAGAATTTATCGCTGCCCACACACCCTACTATTTGGTCCTTGGGGTGATTACCGGTTTGGTGTCGGTTTATTTTATCAAGTCTGTACTGAAGACCGAAAACCTATTGGAGAGGCAATCCAACCCTTGGCTGAAAATCCTCATAGGAGGTGCCGCCTTGGGCTTGATCATTTTCTTTTTTCCTCCGATATATGGTGAAGGCTATAGCACCTTGAATTCTCTCATTTTGGGAGACCCTGCTGTATTGCTAAACCGAAGCCCCTTTTTCTCTGAGATCAATAATACCTACTTTATTCTGTTTTACCTCCTCCTGATTATTTTTGCCAAGCCTATTGCGGCGGCATTGACCATTGGGAGTGGTGGGAGTGGTGGGATATTTGCGCCATCCCTCTATGTGGGGGGGATCACAGGCTTCCTTTTTGCTTTTGCCAATAATTTTTTCGGAATCTATATTCCTATTCCAGTGGCCCATTTTACCTTGGTAGCCATGTGTGGAGTGATGAGTGGCGTGCAACATGCACCACTTTCAGCCATATTCTTGATTGCTGAGGTTACTGGCGGCTATGAGCTTTTTGTCCCATTGATGTTGGTATCGGCGATTTCACTGGCTACAACCAACTATTTCGACAAGAACTCCCTTTATAAAAACCAATTGCTGGAGCAAGGAAAGCATATTCCTGAAACCAAGGATGAGGAAGTGCTTGGCTTGATAGACATACGTAGGATCATGGAAAAGGACTTGCTGCCCATTCACCCAGATGCATTGCTGAAGGACCTATGTGGGTTAGTAAAGCTCTCCAACAGAAATATTTTTCCAGTAGTCGATGAAAAAGGCGAACTGAATGGAATTATCACGCTAGATGATATACGTGACATCATGTTTGACCGTGAGAAGCAGAGTGAAGTCCAGATCCGGGAACTGATGCACAGTCCACCGGATACCATCCAGCCATCAGAAAGCATGCGGGAAGTGATGGACAAGTTTGAGCTTTCTGGAGCTTGGAATCTGCCAGTGGTAGATAATGGTAGGTACTTGGGCTTTATAAGCAAATCCCGTATTTTCAATGCCTACCGAACCAGACTTATCAGGCAGCAGAGGGAGTAG
- a CDS encoding aspartyl protease family protein: MTLTKPILLFCTAIILSSTMLWGQVPGFYMKDDQKRVNIPFLNYNNLIIVPLSINDGPELNFLLDTGVKSNILFSKSIGDAIGLYYTRTLNLMGADGKTVLTALVSPNNHFDMGPVEGRVQPILVLEEDFLELERVIGVPIHGIIGYEFFKFNPVKVNYDTDFLTFYRRDRLKWRPFGYRKIALSFDNYKPYVQSTVDQIEGQVIQGKLLIDTGANHGLLLNRETSSEITLPPKHIETDLGRSLGGDLYGFAGRVKKYALGNLKFRKVITSYPDETEFSSIIIESGRLGSLGSDILARMTLIIDYPRERMLYKKGGEFHKPFEYDMSGLKVRLTSLEERRYYVSSVQEESPASRNNFKPGDEILSINLLPIEYWDLSGINDLLRSEPGREIIFTIRRNINGIMMELEKEIILKKQL; this comes from the coding sequence ATGACCCTGACAAAACCAATTCTTCTTTTTTGCACAGCCATTATTTTGTCAAGCACTATGCTATGGGGACAGGTGCCAGGGTTCTATATGAAAGATGACCAAAAGCGGGTCAATATCCCTTTTCTGAATTATAACAACCTGATCATTGTACCGCTATCCATCAATGATGGCCCTGAACTCAATTTCCTGTTGGATACAGGCGTGAAATCAAACATCCTGTTTAGCAAAAGTATCGGAGATGCCATAGGGCTCTACTATACTCGGACGCTCAACTTGATGGGAGCGGATGGTAAGACCGTCCTCACGGCTTTGGTTTCTCCAAATAATCACTTCGATATGGGACCTGTAGAAGGCCGGGTACAACCTATCTTGGTCCTTGAGGAAGATTTTTTGGAACTGGAGCGTGTCATCGGCGTACCGATACATGGTATCATTGGGTATGAATTTTTTAAGTTTAATCCTGTCAAAGTCAATTATGATACAGACTTCCTCACTTTTTACAGAAGAGATCGACTGAAATGGCGGCCTTTTGGCTATAGAAAAATTGCGCTGAGCTTTGATAACTATAAGCCATACGTTCAGAGTACTGTAGACCAAATAGAAGGACAGGTCATTCAGGGAAAACTGCTGATCGATACCGGAGCTAATCATGGACTTCTGCTAAACAGGGAAACCTCCAGTGAAATCACCTTGCCACCAAAGCATATCGAAACGGATTTGGGAAGGTCACTGGGCGGGGATCTCTACGGTTTTGCGGGCAGAGTAAAAAAGTATGCCCTTGGAAACCTAAAATTTAGGAAAGTAATCACTTCCTATCCAGATGAGACGGAGTTTTCATCGATCATTATAGAGTCAGGTAGGCTTGGAAGCCTGGGGTCGGATATCCTGGCTAGGATGACGCTAATTATTGACTACCCCAGAGAACGCATGCTGTATAAAAAAGGTGGGGAATTCCATAAGCCATTTGAATATGATATGAGCGGGTTGAAGGTACGCTTGACTAGTTTGGAAGAGAGACGGTACTATGTAAGTAGCGTCCAGGAGGAGTCTCCTGCTTCTAGGAACAACTTCAAACCAGGTGATGAAATCCTCAGTATTAACTTATTGCCCATCGAGTATTGGGACCTATCTGGCATCAATGACCTCCTACGATCAGAGCCGGGAAGAGAGATTATCTTTACCATCAGAAGGAATATCAACGGGATCATGATGGAGCTCGAAAAAGAAATTATTCTGAAAAAACAGCTTTAA
- a CDS encoding Fur family transcriptional regulator, translating into MAEKSIVDKAKKIFENFLMRQGSRKTPERFSVIDELYALPQDEHIDVEGLFLLMRNKGYSISRATIYNTLDLLVECGLAVKHQFKDKVALYEQALTYKHHDHHVCNQCRKIREFSDERINLIKEAMGKEFSSAITSHSLVLYGDCQIPDCKNLKLV; encoded by the coding sequence ATGGCAGAGAAGTCAATCGTAGATAAGGCAAAGAAGATTTTCGAGAATTTTTTGATGAGGCAAGGGAGCAGAAAAACCCCCGAACGGTTTTCTGTGATCGATGAACTCTATGCCCTTCCGCAGGATGAGCACATCGATGTGGAGGGTCTCTTTTTATTGATGAGAAATAAGGGCTACTCTATCAGCCGTGCCACTATCTACAATACACTTGATCTTCTCGTAGAGTGCGGACTGGCCGTAAAGCACCAGTTTAAGGACAAAGTAGCCTTATATGAGCAGGCACTTACTTATAAGCACCACGACCACCATGTCTGTAATCAATGCCGTAAAATCCGTGAATTTTCAGACGAAAGAATCAACCTCATTAAAGAGGCTATGGGCAAAGAATTTTCTTCGGCCATCACCAGCCATTCATTGGTGCTCTATGGAGATTGCCAAATTCCTGACTGCAAAAACCTCAAGTTAGTCTAA